In Synechococcus sp. Nb3U1, one DNA window encodes the following:
- a CDS encoding photosystem I reaction center subunit XI: MKTVDPQVGNFNTPVNGSDLTLLLLQNLPIYREGLSPMVRGLEVGMAHGYLLLGPFYKLGPLRDWELALTAGTLGAIGLVLILTVCLSIYGQVSFPKSRWVAVANTPYGSVAYPTPGVQLMAESSGSPQPVRVSAGSDELPENLRTRGGWSQFAGGFLVGGVGGVLFAYMLLSSVDVFAQVLPGL, from the coding sequence GTGAAAACGGTGGATCCCCAAGTGGGTAACTTCAACACCCCCGTAAATGGTAGCGATTTAACCCTCCTACTGCTACAGAATTTGCCGATTTACCGGGAAGGGCTATCGCCGATGGTGCGGGGTTTGGAGGTGGGAATGGCCCATGGTTACTTGCTACTGGGGCCGTTTTACAAGCTGGGGCCATTGCGGGATTGGGAGCTCGCTTTGACGGCGGGTACCCTGGGGGCCATTGGCTTGGTGCTGATCCTCACGGTTTGTCTGTCCATCTACGGGCAGGTGTCCTTCCCCAAATCCCGCTGGGTGGCCGTGGCCAATACTCCCTATGGATCGGTGGCCTACCCAACGCCAGGGGTACAACTGATGGCGGAATCGAGCGGATCCCCTCAGCCTGTTCGGGTCTCTGCCGGATCCGATGAGTTGCCAGAAAATCTACGTACCCGTGGCGGTTGGAGCCAGTTTGCTGGGGGCTTCTTGGTGGGGGGTGTAGGTGGCGTGCTGTTTGCCTACATGCTCCTGAGCAGCGTTGATGTGTTCGCCCAGGTTTTACCAGGGCTTTGA
- the fldA gene encoding flavodoxin FldA has protein sequence MAKVGLFFGTQTGNTETVAEMIQKELGEENVDLIDISEASIEDFDKYNYLIIGCPTWNIGELQSDWDGFFPNLDEIDFSGKTVAYFGVGDQFGYPDNFQDAMGILAEKIAERGGKNVGSWPIDGYEFNESRGLVNGQFVGLALDEDNQSELTEKRVKEWTAKLKPTFGL, from the coding sequence ATGGCAAAAGTTGGTTTGTTTTTTGGCACTCAAACTGGTAACACGGAAACAGTTGCTGAGATGATCCAAAAGGAGTTGGGGGAAGAGAATGTAGATTTGATCGATATCTCGGAGGCTAGCATTGAAGATTTTGATAAATACAACTATCTGATCATCGGCTGCCCTACCTGGAATATTGGCGAGTTGCAGTCTGATTGGGATGGATTTTTTCCAAATTTGGATGAAATAGATTTTTCGGGTAAGACAGTAGCCTATTTTGGGGTTGGAGATCAGTTCGGCTATCCCGATAACTTTCAGGATGCGATGGGGATTCTAGCGGAGAAAATCGCTGAGCGAGGCGGGAAAAATGTCGGTTCTTGGCCCATTGATGGCTATGAGTTTAACGAATCGAGGGGATTGGTAAATGGTCAGTTTGTAGGGTTGGCTTTGGATGAAGACAATCAATCGGAACTGACGGAAAAGCGGGTGAAAGAATGGACGGCTAAACTCAAGCCTACGTTTGGCCTATGA
- a CDS encoding chlorophyll a/b binding light-harvesting protein, with product MTATTRVQGNESGSQEGIPWWAGNARLTELSGRLLGAHVAHAGLIVLWAGVMTLIELANFDPSQPMYEQRLILLPHLASLGLGVGSGGEVLETDTYFAVGAVHLISSAFLGFGGIFHALRGPAVLEAKTFPLFSYDWQDKNKMTTILGIHLVLLGLGAWLLVLKAMVFGGLYDSGVGAVRTISPDLNPFGHVLGIEGRHWIAGVDSLEDVVGGHIWVGLLLVAGGVWHIATKPFGWVERLFIGSGEAYLSYSLGALALMGFIAAYFVSVNSVVYPEVFYGPLLQVGLDRYPLFEQGGELTSRVWLANTHFWLAFFFLQGHLFHALKARGFNFRTGKLNAPAQPVQMT from the coding sequence ATGACGGCAACGACACGGGTGCAGGGTAATGAGTCTGGCTCTCAGGAGGGGATCCCGTGGTGGGCGGGCAACGCCCGTTTAACGGAGCTTTCGGGTCGGCTGTTGGGGGCGCATGTGGCCCATGCTGGGCTGATCGTTCTCTGGGCCGGGGTGATGACCTTGATCGAGTTGGCCAATTTCGATCCCAGCCAACCGATGTATGAGCAAAGGTTGATTCTTTTGCCTCACCTGGCCAGTTTGGGCCTGGGGGTGGGATCTGGCGGGGAAGTGCTGGAGACCGACACCTACTTTGCAGTGGGGGCAGTGCATTTGATCAGCTCGGCCTTCTTGGGATTCGGGGGCATCTTCCATGCCTTGCGGGGGCCGGCGGTGTTGGAGGCCAAGACCTTCCCTCTCTTCAGCTACGACTGGCAAGACAAAAACAAGATGACCACCATTTTAGGGATCCATCTGGTATTGCTGGGGCTGGGGGCCTGGTTACTGGTGCTGAAGGCAATGGTCTTCGGGGGGCTGTATGACTCTGGAGTGGGGGCAGTGCGCACCATCTCTCCCGATCTCAATCCTTTTGGCCATGTGTTGGGCATAGAGGGGCGGCATTGGATCGCTGGGGTAGACAGTCTGGAGGATGTGGTGGGCGGCCACATCTGGGTGGGGCTACTGCTGGTGGCAGGGGGAGTTTGGCACATTGCCACGAAGCCTTTTGGCTGGGTAGAGCGGCTCTTTATCGGGTCTGGGGAAGCCTATCTTTCCTACAGCTTGGGTGCTTTGGCCTTGATGGGATTCATCGCTGCCTATTTTGTCTCGGTGAATTCGGTGGTCTATCCAGAGGTGTTCTACGGGCCGCTGTTGCAGGTGGGGTTGGATCGCTATCCCTTATTCGAGCAAGGGGGGGAACTAACTTCCCGGGTGTGGCTTGCCAACACCCATTTTTGGTTGGCCTTTTTCTTCCTTCAGGGGCATCTTTTTCATGCTCTCAAGGCACGCGGGTTCAACTTCCGTACGGGCAAGCTGAATGCACCTGCTCAGCCTGTTCAGATGACCTGA